One window of the bacterium genome contains the following:
- a CDS encoding flavin reductase family protein, which produces MTKKVPQNTDPRRWETPLFLSQAFFLTTTDHAGNPHLEPVTRLFPLSDSPPLLGLVLSEGTLAHRHLAKTREFVVNPVPSELALAFWQSGEAAYTGLERIGRLGLTLELSRKVGPPRVAECPAHLECRVVERKPLPGATLYTAEILAVEVVRGVTWGTLRERFKVLAPLLWLREDGEYCCEPKSPRRAR; this is translated from the coding sequence TTGACCAAGAAGGTTCCCCAGAACACCGACCCCCGTCGCTGGGAGACGCCGCTCTTCCTCTCCCAGGCTTTTTTTCTCACCACCACCGACCACGCCGGCAACCCCCACCTGGAGCCGGTGACCCGTCTATTCCCCCTTTCCGACTCACCGCCGCTTCTGGGCTTGGTCCTGTCCGAGGGCACCCTCGCGCACCGGCACCTCGCCAAGACACGGGAGTTCGTGGTCAACCCGGTTCCGTCGGAGCTGGCGCTCGCCTTCTGGCAGTCCGGAGAGGCGGCCTACACCGGCCTGGAGCGCATCGGGCGCCTGGGGCTCACCCTCGAGCTGTCGCGGAAGGTGGGGCCGCCGCGAGTCGCCGAGTGCCCGGCCCATCTCGAGTGCCGCGTCGTGGAGCGCAAACCGCTACCCGGCGCCACGCTCTACACCGCCGAGATTTTGGCGGTGGAGGTGGTCCGAGGGGTTACCTGGGGGACGCTTCGGGAGCGTTTCAAGGTGCTCGCTCCGCTGTTGTGGCTCCGGGAGGACGGCGAGTATTGCTGCGAGCCGAAGTCGCCCCGCCGGGCCCGGTAG